The following are from one region of the Chromobacterium phragmitis genome:
- the macA gene encoding macrolide transporter subunit MacA — translation MALLAMMALAAWGAHRWLAEPPPPAVLTAKVEKGELEDLVLASGVVQALRQVDVGAQANGQLKSLKVEAGDKVKQGQLLAEIDPEDSLNDLRAAEASLDARFAQREAKQASLRQAEQELARQRRMRAEGSTSDKDWLAADTAYRTLKAGLAELQAQIRQDQSQLDSRRTKLGYTRILAPMDGEVLEIVTQQGQTVIATQTVPVILKLADLSKVTVRAYVAEADVIRVKAGLPVYFTVLGAPDQRYWGKLRAILPMPEKINNAMFYKALFDVPNPDGKLRVDMTTQVSIVLARVDGALSVPLSALGAAGKDGRYAVKVKGKDGRLEERQVRIGMKTSTRAQVLDGLKAGEQVVTGEQPDKPEEGGAVMVSA, via the coding sequence ATGGCTTTGTTGGCGATGATGGCCTTAGCGGCCTGGGGGGCGCACCGCTGGCTGGCGGAGCCGCCGCCGCCGGCGGTATTGACCGCCAAGGTGGAGAAGGGCGAGCTGGAGGATCTGGTACTGGCCAGCGGGGTGGTCCAGGCGTTGCGGCAGGTGGATGTGGGCGCTCAGGCGAATGGCCAGCTCAAGTCTCTGAAGGTAGAGGCCGGCGACAAGGTGAAGCAGGGGCAACTGCTGGCGGAAATCGATCCGGAAGACAGCCTGAACGATTTGCGCGCCGCCGAGGCCTCGCTGGACGCGCGCTTCGCCCAGCGCGAGGCCAAGCAGGCCTCGCTGCGGCAAGCCGAGCAGGAGCTGGCGCGGCAGCGCCGCATGCGCGCCGAAGGCTCCACTTCGGACAAGGACTGGCTGGCGGCGGATACCGCCTATCGGACACTGAAAGCCGGGCTGGCGGAGCTGCAGGCGCAGATCCGCCAGGACCAGTCGCAACTGGACAGCCGGCGCACCAAGCTGGGCTACACCCGCATCCTGGCGCCGATGGACGGCGAGGTGCTGGAAATCGTCACCCAGCAGGGCCAGACGGTGATCGCCACCCAGACGGTGCCGGTGATCCTCAAACTGGCCGACCTGAGCAAGGTGACGGTGCGCGCCTACGTGGCCGAGGCGGACGTGATCCGGGTGAAGGCCGGCCTGCCGGTGTATTTCACCGTGCTGGGCGCGCCGGACCAGCGCTATTGGGGCAAGCTGCGCGCCATCTTGCCGATGCCGGAAAAGATCAATAACGCCATGTTCTACAAGGCGCTGTTCGACGTGCCCAATCCCGACGGCAAGCTGCGGGTGGACATGACCACCCAGGTGAGCATCGTCCTCGCCCGCGTGGACGGGGCGCTGAGCGTTCCGCTGTCCGCGCTGGGCGCGGCCGGCAAGGATGGCCGCTACGCGGTGAAGGTGAAGGGCAAGGACGGCAGGCTGGAAGAGCGGCAGGTTCGCATCGGCATGAAGACGTCCACCCGCGCCCAGGTGCTGGACGGCCTGAAGGCGGGCGAGCAGGTGGTGA